DNA sequence from the Pomacea canaliculata isolate SZHN2017 linkage group LG7, ASM307304v1, whole genome shotgun sequence genome:
ACATTATCTACTAGTGAGCTAAATGTAAGCAGGAAAttagaacaaaatgaagaaaactgcgTGGGCAGCATGGTTGACAAACCGGAATACTAGGACAAGTGGCcaaactttcaagaagtcaGGCTGCACTCAGTTGACCGGAATCACCCGGAGTACCCGACTGCTCTGTGCGACTTGAGACTCGTTTTCGATCACTACTGTGAACTTCATTTGTgtggcttttacattttaaaaacttattttttgtgtgtcctgaaatttgttttgagcgaCTACAGGACTGAGAATGGCGAGTGACATGCAGTAAATGACAGCTACAACAATATCTTTATCACGAGGATGACCACgatgtatctctgtctctggcATCCTCTCCACTGTAGCTGAGATTATGTCCCCTGTCGTTTGTTGTCTCCCCAAGTCATGACCGTTGACCTGTCCAATCCCACAAGGCCACACCAGTCCCGTTCTAACATATGGAAGGaattttctcacactttgaCCTACAGGGCAGTGAGACCTATCGCCTTTGACTTAAGTGGCGGTGGAATTAGAAATTCTGATATCTGTCGCTCCATTCCTCACATTAGGTGACGGAGGGctcgtgttgtcacgtgatgtcacacgtCGGGTGTGGGAGCGACAAGCTAAGACCCCCATGGCTTATCATGGCTTATCATGGCTTATCATCGCTTATCATGGCTTATAGTGTGATTTAGTAAACTCTAACATGAGATAACAACACAACACGTACAAGTACATccaagaaatgtttggcatgTTGATACAAGCTGTTTACGCAAttgcaataaacaataaacacattatttgtctttagtatcacatcattcagcaaagtcatgctgcagACAGCACGTGTACTTATACGTGTCTACAGACATCTTCTGTGGTTCAACCTTTTAGACACAACACAGgtcacatcaacaacaccttTGCTGTGTATGTCGCTCTCCTTTAGtatacactaagtaagagattagtgtgtgcactgtatgtaccttaaactaagtaagagattagtgtgtgcactgtatgtaccttaaactaagtaagagattagtgtgtgcactgtatgtagcttacactaagtaagagattagtgtgtgcactgtatgtaccttacactaagtaagagattagtgtgtgcactctatgtagcttacactaagtaagaatTTAGTGTGCAGATTATAAAGAATACTCTAAACAAGAGATTAGTGCGGACACTCTGGTTTGAAATCCAttatttgttgatgtctttgtacatttgtcacaTGTGGCAATAACTATCAGGTCCAGAAATATaagcaattaaaatgaaacatgaaaagaaacagataagcTAATAATCTGAAGACAATCGTCAGGGCCCATGCCGAGCCTCACTCTATGGATCTTGTTGTCGGTAAACAGAACAGACACCAGACTTTGCTGTTCTCTTGCTGATTCCTACAGACAGCTGTTCACACTAAGACAAGCACAGTGAACTAGGGACAGGAAGGGACGATGCTCACAGTAGTCCACCCGAGGGTAATGCTGGGAAGGCAATGACCTCACTACATTCTCCGTGACCCTAAGATCAACATGTCTACTTCTATACTTACCTCTCtatactttctctcttgtttactttcattctaaAGGTTAAGATGAACTTTTCATATCCTATTGTAAACTTTACAGTCATTTTAGAGATATTATCTATctctctattcctcttcgtgcatcagttgcacataaggcctcaaccagagtccgccaccgatgtcaatctgctgaaacccgctctaggtgaccccatgtctctaggtgaccccatgtctctaggtgaccccatgtccagccctttcctttcatctccctttccactgttcttctccaagtttcctttgggcggcctcgttttcttcggccgtctggagtccatcgtagggcgactgtggagaggtctgctgtctgctggcggagcacatgtccaatccatcgccaacgccttcgttgaacctgcgtggtgatggactcggtttcacttcttcggtggagttcttcgttggtgatggtgtttggccaaaagatgttaagtatgcgcctgaggcatctgttttggaagacttcaagtctgttactgatggttttggtcatcttccatgattctgatccgtaaatgAGGTTgttcagcttgatcttctgactgatgtttgttgccttccatgtgctcctgagtgaggcgaaggcctggctggcttttgccagtggggctcgaatctccacctccacatccccagtgtttgacattttggacccaagataggtgaaactgtcaacttgctcaatctcttctccatttagtttgatgctgtcttggactctgtcgttcactctcatactttttttctttgtgctgaccttcaagccaaggtttccagctgtttctgagaaggcctttgttttttacCTGCATGTATAGGTGGCGATGAGACAACAGGGCTATgacatcagcaaagtccaagtcttccagcgttgttgttgctgtcatagtcatagtcatggtccatcggatccctctcctctcactgtcggtggaagtcttcatgatccagtccatggccaggatgaagaggaacggcgacagaatgcagccctgcttcacccctgTGCTgagttgaaggggtctgtgagctccgtgtcacacacaacctgggatttgaaatcgctgtacagcattgcaacgacctgaacaagttttgcagggactccgtcaTGCCATTAacagcccagtattttctctcctgtttcctgtgagactcgattgaagtcgtctaaggtcatctcttgttggtctcctagtgcctggaacctgttctttacttccatagcaaaagCCCGTTTGGTGACttgatctttcagtttgccggagtccactctctgcttcagagaaactgtggctatgacaagagtgtggtcactggcaacatctgctcctctgtaggctctgacatcttgaagtgagctcctccatcttcggttgatgatgacatggtctatctggttctttgtgatcccatctggtgatgtccatgttgccttgtggatgtctttgtatgggaagagtgtgcctccaatcagtaggttgttttcttcacaaaagtctgccagtctctctccgttgtcattgatggttccaattccatgtttgcccatgacatgctccctgcaggtgttgtcacttcccaccttggcattgaggtcgcTGATGATGAGCAGCATGTCGTGGGCTCAAAGACTCTCccaggctgcctggagctgatcgtaaaaagcatccttgtcttctgcctcagagtcatttgttggtgcatagcaggctagcactgtcagcttggtgtactttgaatggaatcttgctctcaaaagcctgggtccataaggcttccattccagcagtgccttttcagttttcttgttgaggagtagagctactccttcagagtgctgaacaagatggtatgtcctgacgctagtctcctctttcccgtgccggtccatctgacctcactgactcccatgatgtccaagttgtagttgtcgaaactccttgactagttggagcatcctgccagtctggtacaaggtctggacgttccagcaccccaccctcaacttttgcctcggcttcagtaaatccactgtcggggcgccataagtccagtctcctggtgtgcttcattaccttcgcgatctgtgacgagttctctggttttagtttcggTAACAGGcgtttttacatggtggggttgttagccctaccacaacctacttCACctgtaggtgaggtgtccaccttagtcgcctcttaccacatgtctggctggatggcagggaccctattcttacaatgctcgctaggcaaccATACCCtgggtcccacaggggagagttagttatactcgttcatttttacatattttagctgaggcaatcttctgtttaaaaactgttctctTCACTCTTATGTTGATGATAAGCTGGGTGAAGCATCATTAGAAATTGAGAAAAAactctttttgtatttgtgttacgtggtgtttggctttgttatgatgaacaacacagaaataacacatttaataacaaaagtttgtatagatgttttgtagtgataataattatatttgtgcttaggactttgtgtgtctactagtatacaagtgtgtgtgtttgtgtgtttacaggtgatGGGTTGGCAGCTAGTAACGAATACCCGTTTCAAACCTATGACCGAAACACGTACGGCTGTGTTACATCATATACTGGCGCCTGGTGGTACGGGTCTGACTGCGCCAGCAGAGCTGACCTCTTCAGTCCTCATAAAAGGTTCACGAATTGGGGTAACACCTACCACCTGATGTTCTCGGAGATGAAGACAAAGCCAACATGATAACACcaccttgtctcctgtactcacTGCTCACACCGCCAgtccactgttcactgttcactacaggttccactgatgatgtgagctcagtgtacATTAATCTTTCTCAATAGTCTAGCATCTGACTCTAGTACAGACTACTTACTgtactttaattgtttactttgagtatATTGCCTGGTGATTCTATTCTACATGTGTTGTATTATTTCATTCAGATTTGCATTTGCTTGGATAAACTAACAGGTTTACAAACGTGAAgtctaagtttaattaattaattcagcATTTAATTGTGCCTAGGTTGTAGTAAACGTGTCATCAACtatatatattagctatacacctgatagtttatagtaaacatgtcatgaactatatattagctatacacctgatagttcatagtaaacgtgtcatcaactatatattagctatacacctgatagtttatagtaaacgtgtcatgaactatatgttagctatacacctgatagtttatagtaaacgtgtcatgaactatatattagctatacacctgatagtttatagtaaacaaGTCACGAACTATATATTAactatacacctaatagtttatagtcaACGTGTCacgaactatatattagctatacacctgatagtttatagtaaacgtgtcatgaactatatattagctatacacctgatagtttatagtaaacgtgtcatgaactatatattagctatacacctaatagtttatagtaaacgtgtcatgaactatatattagctatacacctgatagtctACTCTATactaaacgtgtcatgaactatatattagctatacacctgatagtttatagtaaacaaGTCACGAACTATATATTAactatacacctaatagtttatagtcaACGTGTCacgaactatatattagctatacacctgatagtttatagtaaacgtgtcatgaactatatattagctatacacctgatagtttatagtaaacgtgtcatgaactatatattagctatacacctaatagtttatagtaaacgtgtcatgaactatatattagctatacacctgatagtctACTCTATactaaacgtgtcatgaactatatattagctagacACCTAATAGTCTACTCTATACTAAACGTGTCacgaactatatattagctatacacctaaaCACGGATACTGATTGTATCCAACACTGCTGTTCATTATTTGCTTACTGACGATGACTGACAATGACTCAGATTGCTACATTCTCTAATTGTTTGGTGTTTAAAAggcttcaagtttattttgtgttatgttgtgaAACTTTACCATATCCTgcagtttctttatttaaacaaaaactgacattttcacaaagctATCAGCGAGGCATACTTTTCGTGTAAACAAATAGAACTATTGCgaagaatgaacagatattttcataaaagcaattaaaataataaattgtattataagtagtattataagtagtattgttGGTATTTGTCGCTTTGACTAAATGTAATAACTTCACTATGTACTCAATATTACCTCCCCTTTAAACTAATGATAATGGTGGTTGATACATCACATCTCTTACTTAattgtacaaacaaataaactattttaatatttgttccaCACTAACAGCAAGGCGCTAGTAAAATGGCGACACACACCTGGTGACACACCTGTGTATTCTCTGTGTACAACTTCCACTACAAACTTTCTGTTACAATATTGCAGTAAGAGCGAGGTTTCCAGCACTTCTtgttctcctccttcttctaCGGGGGGTTGATGTAGATTTGCTTGTGCAGCTTTAGTAACTGCTGTAATTCGGCTTGTGCGCTGTTAATATTGCCATTGTTGTGCTTGTGTGCTagtattttgcattattttgtatttactaaACTCTGGAGGGACTGTTGCCTGCACCGCCTCGCTGAGTTGTATtctaaaatgtcacgtgacgctttgcttaataagtatttgtcctaaactgaagccatctcctgttgtttatttgaaagagtgcgcatgtccgcgggaagttcgtgacactctgtctgtctgtctgtctgtctgtctgtctgtctgtctgtctgtctgtctgtctgtctgtctgtctgtctgtctgtctgtctgtctgtctctctctctctgtttactcactttttccatctttcgattccattatatctttttcttcactcgtcACACACACTTTAGTCTTAATATACAGTTTTcaaggaaataatatttctataacCTGTACAACCAAACCCGTCCTTGCTGAAGTTTACTGAGTTGTGCAGTTGTTGTACTGGTCTTTATGTTTATCTCACTTCTACTTGTTTCctctacaaacacgtgactttgatacacgggaagaaagaaactcagaggttcgttagttagttcttcctctgaccaccgggATGCCGGCCACCCTCCAAGCTGCCTGGagggacagtcttcgacagggtgtcgtgccgtgtacacacgcttccctgacacactgatcagagttcattaaacatgtttgtaaacattcgcTGAGATTATAGGGGAATTACATAAACACCTCTGTCATCATTTAGCTTCCCTGACACACTGATCACAGTTCATtaaacatatttgtaaatattcacTGACATCATAGgggagttaaataaacacatctgtcatcaTTTAGCAACATCACTTTGGATTTCTGGGGCACAAGAATATTCTCTAATGTTCTAAAGCAGGGAGGACTAGTGTTTAGTTGaaggaaagtatttcaaacatcagtgaagttGTCCAGCGTGCACTCCATGTTCCCCTTCGGTTATCGTTCGCAGTTTGGAAGTGTGGCCCTCAcagataacctttgacctggttgATAATATGCACTGTGTGTCGTCTTACTGCCAATCGCAAGAGGGAAGAGGCCTGGCCTGCTACATAGAATATAATTGTGCTACCATAGCAACTCAGATGGTGAAGAGACACGAGCTGAAGTGTCTGGAGCTCGTCAAGAGGCCGGAACACAATGCTTCAAAGATTTCTACCCCGGGTGACAAAGACAATCAAGAGCTCGCTCGGCGTACGACACACGTAACCAATAGAAATCACTAATGTGTCCTAATGCAAAGAGCATAACaaggtaaaataataaaggtcTTAACATGAAACAATCAAAcctaacagtttttaattttaagggTGAGAAAATAATTGCATTACTTTCGACACGTTCAAAATTGCACATTTAGTAGAAACGTgtctaaattaattaataaacggGAGAAAACTTCTGATTAATTTGCATTTAAATGATTAAATCTCCTTTATAGTGAGAAATCAAATTGTGAAAACAAGATGGCATTCTAAAGACACACTACTAGCGACATCGACACTGaggtggaaaataaaaatatatttctaaagcACGAAAAGAGTGAAAATGAAGCTGTTTTACTCTGAGTAGGTCAGATAAGCAATgtatgcgcacacacacacacaaatacaccggtaacataataataactgtgTACACACCAAGACAatcaaatgaacaaatgtaacATAAACTACAGactattttgtaaatatcaagagagagcgagaaacacttttctcttgctgatcaaacaaataatttaactaCTCCATCTTAGTAGGCCgtctttaaatttcttcaatttacaaaagaaacttaTGAGTAGGAAACTATTGCAGACAATACTAATTATCTTTCAAATTTTATGGACAGGGGCGTTCTTTCTTAACAGAAAATGGAAAGTTTTTACTAAAGAAtgcacaaccaaaacaaacagaaattgttTGACATATCTGccttaggaattttttttaaatgtaagaattTCCTGTTATAATAGGGCGGTGgtataatgattaaaaagaGAGTACCTTGCACTATTATGGGATATGTTCAAGTAGGAACAGCCTGGCACAAACCAAATGCAAACTGTTTACTGTGAAGAGGCTTAAAGGATTATACCTTGTACTTAGTCACAACTTGTGCTGCTCCTGAATGCAACCCCTGTTTAGTGGATGTAAGCATTTTGGACAACTTCCTAAATAAACCATAAAGGATACAACTAAAGTTGAGAAAATCTGCATAAACAATTTTTGGATTATGCACAGTCAATACACATGGAGAGAATAAACAAGCTCTAAATGTTTCTGTGCTGTTAATATTGCCACACTCTGTTTACCTGCTAATTTGCTTTGAGGATAGGGAGAGAACAGCATGGGACCTTGAAAAAGGAATGCTGTAACTACTGATACACCAGATTCTGCCTCAAAACGCTTTTTTAAGATCTTGTGTAATCAAGAAAAGTTCTGTTTACTCCCGATCAGTTCTTCATCCTGCACTTCATGTTTGCCACAGTGTAATCCAAACTGAGTTAGAATTATTATTACCTGCCATTTATGTAGGTATGAATGTATAGGTAGTCTCGTAAGATCGTCAAAGTCTTGCAGGAAAGAGCACTTAACTTGATCAACATAGGGGtccaaactgaaataaaaatttaaaaaaacaatttttcctgATTTAAATGGTGCCGAAACATAAAAGTAAAGTTTATATGTTAATTAGAAGTAAAGTTATCCTATTCATGTTTTGCTTACAGTTCAGCTATATAATAACAATTACAAAATGTCTCTCTTGAGACCTCATGTCCTGATTTACAGCATTGTTGACACTAGGGGCAAGACCcagaaaaataatgtgtaaagaAATGTCATgtataataacaaaactgataatTGTAAagtgtaacggataagtacttaatagagggggttaggagggaagatcgacaaccgtggttgatctgatctagggtagtgggctggaagttgtttgcccttgagcaaatgacgtaaactgggacgtcaaaataaggtgacgtaaaatatagaggaaaataacgttagaaaaaaaaaaacggaaagcagagagctaACGGCATTGGTTGTCACCGCGGTTCTGTTGTGGGAACGGAACTGTCTGGAGTTGTGGGTGGAATCGGTTGGCGTCCGGTTGTGAGgcgtttgtgttttttgtttttatgggggtttcgttttttattttgttttcattaaatatatatttgtagcgtCGTTTCGTGTGCGTGTTGGTTTGTTCGGCGCTGGGAGCGGCTGGATTCGTCGCTACACGCGACACTTACTATGTAAGCTCATTACGATGGTATTTAGATGAATGTATTTATAACCAGATGTGAGCCACAGACCACATaattttaatgtcttcattGTTTACCGACCCAGTGTATTTTTTGACTATTAATGGCTTACTCTTTCATATGAACCCTATGGTGGtgtcaataaatgatcaaaggTCAAAAGGTCTTACacacagaatcacacacacacacaaagttacACACACGTAGCTTGTCAGTCTTACCTTGATTATCTGAATCTTTTaacaatatacatgtaataacaTTAGGGAAATGGTCTGGCTCATCCTTATCCAGAAATGGTTGTACACGTCTGAGTATATTCCCATACTTCTCATCAAAACTAATTGCAGTTCCTCACTGCTCATTACTACTGATGACTGCTTAAGATTGCTAATTACCgttaaaacaacaacactgacggCCAGTCTCATTGTCCCCAGGCCGGTGTGGTGTCTGTCTCTGGTGGCGTTGTCGCTGTAATCAAGATTAGTTCACTAGAAATAAGAGACACCCGCTAGTATGGAGTACATGCAATGACTGGTACATTGTTTATCTGTAATTTTAGCAGTCAAGCAGTTGACTGGTCATCAACATTTACTCTTTAATCTACTTTATCGTGGTTTCCCAGAGAATTAATCCGTCCTTTGAACGGCTTTTTGTCGGACTGTCATGTCTGCAGCGAGTACAgatacagcaaaaaaaaaaaaggctgttatgtttataaatgaaaaaaatcaccaaaatgtttgttgatcAACACCAGGGTATGTTCTAACGGGTGTGACCATTGGTGCAGGATGTCTGTCTGCTGGCTGATAGAGTGAGACAAGCTTCACTGAATAATATGggtcttgtatttttgtctacTTTACTTATGctgtaaaaagaacataaaacattaatatctaTACCCTACTGCAGAAGATGTTCAAGATAACCAGCGTGAAGTGTGATTGTGAAAGGACTGACAGACACTTATGAACATGAACTCGGTggataacaattaaaagtctttattcatttgaaaGTCGCGACCTGTTCACTTCTTGTCGTTTAATCATTCAGAGACCAAATTAGcaatagaatgaaaaaaatgacaaaatcacACGAGAATGGGTTTTATTATTTGGGTAACCAACtgtgcaggtcacgtgaggttcGTCATTCTCAGATCTTGGAGACATGTTGACAGCTGCTCTGGGAAAATAACGGTTTGAAGGGAGGTCTGTACACGACTTAGTATGACACAGTCTGTGTGTGAattcataaacaaatacaagaaaagaaattactgGAACATATTCAACAGTCCACtgcagaaaagaacaagaaaagttaatatttaaaaaacttttttgtcttaaaCGTTTTACTGCCACAGCCCGACAGACAGTTACTGCTGCTCCTGGTGATGTTGCAGCTACAGTGCATGTACTTTCTCGaatttttgataaaaaaaaaaagatttttttccaaaaagtttagtttatgTGTTGTGTGCTATGTTGTAAAACGTATTTACATGCTGCAATAAAAGTGTCACCTCATCTGTGTGCATACGTATGATATTAAAGTTAacactagttgttgtgtaaagACAGACACCAACTGTCGTGAGTGCAATAcacaacatgtatatataaatgtgtcataCACAAAATGTGTAGATAAATGTGTCATAGACCACATGTCAATGACGTTAATgtgtgatgacgtcagataCTCTTCGGTTTGTCCTAAGgagagacaatcacaagttgtgacgtacagcgagACATGGAGTACAACCGGGCTGTAAGTAGATCCTGCACACAGACgacaacttttctctccagaccacaaacactACCTCcactcgtcacccacaccacgtcactgcgcgCCGTGGCAACGTCCTCAATGTCATCGTCATTCATCatccgcactgggatacccgcttctttcAGTCCCTTCATCATACCCGAGTCATCACTAATCTTAGTCCAgcacaacaccagcacgtctctccactgcaggcagggcGGTGTTGTGCCGCCGTTGGTGGAGGTGACGGTCgtggctgttgtcgtgacattctctgttaacattcaaagtaAGTTTCTACTGTTAGTTACTTGTCGGAGATACAGTgtacagactgacagacacatggatataaacaccacgtaaaataacagtaacacgTGACTTACACAGTGAgcgtaatgataataatgatagatatatataatgataatgataatgtttattataataacaatggCATCTTGATAGCGCAATTTTCCGCCATTAGCTTTGACATAAGCAGTCAGCAATGTTCATGTAGATTATCAGActccacacacaatcacactacaggtaaactcaacatgttgtacacaaagtaaacaacacaaacaacggcgttacacacagcaacattacaggtgtcacacagtcaAGAGAAGGTGAACACACATTCACCTGAATACTTCAGTAACAAACACAGGTAAGTATCAGACacaacatcacgtgacagcagccttaaacacacatggagcagacgacagacaaccaccaatccctgatatcacactcatcgtcagtcacatcgttgagatgaagaggacacaaacatctactctacaGACAGTGCAGCCATGAGGAACAGGTCCGCATATCACAAAATGGAGAACTGAGTGGTCAGCAGTGCCAAACATGGATTGTCAGTGAAgtagacacaagtaatacaagtGATGAACAGATGTAACacatggcaagatggcgcagatgtttCAGTTGAATACAAATGTTGTAGAAAACTGAGACACGTTGTAAAGATACACAAACCGATTCAGAAACCTGGGTAATGATGTCACACTTTCACAGATGACCAGTCCACACAAACCATGGTTCACATAAAAGGTCAAAGACAAAATGGTATGAAGAGCTGTCACCCTGTAGGTAGTTAGGCAAACAACATCTCACATTCAtattcacaagactgtttctcacctgccTGTTATTTATCAAACCAAGTTTATCTGTCAacagacgttacactacacaatactcacacctacctgtaataccaacacggagactgtgtaggaagctggccacgtcacgaccgcacgtcacacagtcacgtggactgtcacctgagtgaccgtgacctcggtgatacagtcgtgtgattggcgggccgtctgtgtggtcgggcacacctcgctcactgtacggcatGACAATATTTCCCACAGTAATATACGAGTGCTTcgcgacttccctgacgacggccggaggagagcggaggggtctggttaaatattccacttgccagccgtcGGGTGCGTatccatggtaacaacttgccgcccaaagatggagatgaggaacttgtgtcCGAAGCTTGTAACAGACAGTGTGGAAGTCTgacctgtgacagacatgagtgttgcTATAGTTACCGTCACACATATTCACGCTGATCAAAGGTCGTCAAgcgcacaaacatcacaagtgtTTAATTcctgtaaaagtattttattaagtttcatgaacagaaatatcactttaaataacaataaagtcatgtgttcatgtgtcacgtgttcagagtatgtctgtgttgtgtgacTAGACAGTAATTGTGTAAcacgttgatgtcaaggggaggctacttgtatactaagctcactgacactgtacataataatgtgtgtgaatagcggtgaatgctgtggttgtgtgtgtagatatgtatacatgcatgagggagggaggcaagAGAGAGTATATGTCTGTTGTCTGACACAGAATGTGTAAGTATACACGTAAATGTATCTTGTACAAATACAATTAAGCAATTGACAAGCATTACCGTTtattactgaaataaattttgtacagATGTACGAAACTGATGTGTAAGGACTAgtttcatcttcttcaacaCGTACATGGCAggaagatga
Encoded proteins:
- the LOC112567883 gene encoding uncharacterized protein LOC112567883, with protein sequence MAIQWLRCGHHVYVVSTCDGSRAACIMLYHLLLQTVKTQQSAGVSPGQPHLLLYDLYEYKDAEKAVNDLSQAATGGSLYVIADEVIRSDFHTVCYKLRTQVPHLHLWAASCYHGYAPDGWQVEYLTRPLRSPPAVVREVAKHSYITVGNIVMPYSERGVPDHTDGPPITRLYHRGHGHSGDSPRDCVTCGRDVASFLHSLRVGITENVTTTATTVTSTNGGTTPPCLQWRDVLVLCWTKISDDSGMMKGLKEAGIPVRMMNDDDIEDVATARSDVVWVTSGGSVCGLERKVVVCVQDLLTARLYSMSRCTSQLVIVSP